CTTTAAAAGTATTAGCAAGAAAATTCAAAGATGTATCAATTGTTATGTATATTTTGGCAATTATATTCATCTTAAGAATTGCTTTATTGTAGAATAGTTTGGTTAAGTTTAATATAGTTTTCATTAAAAATGATAAATTTAGTTGGCTATTTACGAAAATAAAATGTAATATAAATTTAGTGATAATATGTAACTTATTTATATATTTATATAATAAAATAACTTTTTTATCTTGTAAATAGTTAACTACATTATGTAAAGTTTACAGAATTAATTTTATTAATGTACTGGAAAAGGTTTTTATAGTATAATGTTGGTATGGTGAAATATCTTTTATTTTGTAAATAATTTTCGAAATAATTTTATTTTGAAAATTTATTTAATAATATTTTTAGAGGTGATATAACAATGGGTAATAACGTAAAAGTTTACAAGGGTAATGTAATCTTTACTAAAACTCCACAGGAGTTTGAACAGCTAGAAGGGGGATATATTGTTGTTGAAGATGGCAAAGTTAAAGAAGTAGCTCAAAATCTTCCAGAACAATATAAAGATGCTGAAGTAGTTGACTATGGTGACAAGTTAATAATTCCTGGTTTCATAGACTTACACTTACATGCTCCTCAGTTCCCAAATAGAGGACTTGGACTTGATAAGGAACTTTTACCATGGTTAGAAACTTATACATTCCCTGAAGAAGCTAAATTCAAGGATACAGAATATGCTAAAAAAGTTTATTCAAGATTAGTTAGAGAATTATGGAAATATGGAACTACTCGTTCAGTAGTATTCAGTACTATCCATAAAGACTCTACTAAAGTATTGATGGATCTATTTATAGAAGCTGGATTAGGTGCTTATGTTGGTAAAGTAAATATGAATAGAAATTCTTCACCAGATCTAACTGAAGATACTCAAGAGTCTTTAAAAATAACTGAAGAATTATTACAAGAGTATTCTGACAAGTCTCCTCTTGTTAAACCTATAATAACTCCAAGATTCGTTCCTAGCTGTACTGCAGAATTAATGAAAGATCTTGGTGATTTAGCTAAAAAATATGATGCTCCTGTACAATCTCACTTATCAGAAAACAGAGGCGAGATTGAATGGGTTAAAGAATTACATCCAGATTCAAAAAATTATGCAGATGTTTATGATAAATTAGGACTATTTGGTCAACAGCCAACTGTAATGGCTCACTGTGTTCATGTTACTGATGACGAGATAAAATTAATGGCTGATAATGGAGTATTCGTAGCTCACTCTCCAGAATCTAACTACAACTTATCAAGTGGTATCGCTCCTATTAGAAAATTCTTAGAAGCAGGAGTTAATGTAGGTTTTGCTACTGATATCTCTGGTGGTCATGCTATATCTATGATGGATGTAATAGCAGGAGCTATGAAAGGTTCAAAAATGAGATGGGTATATTTAGAAGAAGAATATGCATCTTTAAGTGTTCCTGAAGTATTCTATCTTGCTACTAAGAGCGCTGGTAGATTCTTCAGCAAAGTTGGTAAAATTGGTAGCTTTGAAGAAGGATATGAATTTGATGCTTTAGTTATAGATGATGAAAGTATCAGTGACTTAAATCCTCGTAGTTTACCAGAAAGACTTCAAAGATTCTTATATCTTGGAGATGACAGAAATATAGTTGAAAGATTTGTTTCTGGTAAAAATCTTCCTGAACCTAAAGTTTATTAATTAAATATAGATTATTAAAAGGGATGTTTCATATGAAACATCCCTTTTTTATATTATTTTTTATATAAAATTACATTTGCTACTAAAACTATCTTACATACTATATA
Above is a window of Gottschalkia purinilytica DNA encoding:
- the guaD gene encoding guanine deaminase — protein: MGNNVKVYKGNVIFTKTPQEFEQLEGGYIVVEDGKVKEVAQNLPEQYKDAEVVDYGDKLIIPGFIDLHLHAPQFPNRGLGLDKELLPWLETYTFPEEAKFKDTEYAKKVYSRLVRELWKYGTTRSVVFSTIHKDSTKVLMDLFIEAGLGAYVGKVNMNRNSSPDLTEDTQESLKITEELLQEYSDKSPLVKPIITPRFVPSCTAELMKDLGDLAKKYDAPVQSHLSENRGEIEWVKELHPDSKNYADVYDKLGLFGQQPTVMAHCVHVTDDEIKLMADNGVFVAHSPESNYNLSSGIAPIRKFLEAGVNVGFATDISGGHAISMMDVIAGAMKGSKMRWVYLEEEYASLSVPEVFYLATKSAGRFFSKVGKIGSFEEGYEFDALVIDDESISDLNPRSLPERLQRFLYLGDDRNIVERFVSGKNLPEPKVY